One genomic segment of Bradyrhizobium prioriisuperbiae includes these proteins:
- a CDS encoding alpha-E domain-containing protein, which produces MLSRTAENLFWLARYVERAEYLARTIEATLRATALPATYVGKTNEWESALLTAGIGDGFYKIHPEADERSVVDYLAFSPENPSSIRNCIEAARLNSRSVRTALTSEMWDTINGAWIELQQVWQGGVRSREDLTKFLRFVQETSLRFDGSAYRTMLRNDAYWFSRLGLHLERADNTARILDVKYHMLLPEKEHVGGPLDYYQWTSILRSVSALTAYHWVYRETLKPWLIADLLILNETLPRSLSSCYGNLVRNLDQIGVAYSRQGPAQRHARGIRNRLEHSHIDDIFQHGLHEFIQEAISDNNRLGEIIAKQYLI; this is translated from the coding sequence ATGCTGTCGCGCACCGCTGAAAACCTGTTCTGGCTGGCCCGCTATGTCGAGCGCGCCGAATATCTCGCGCGCACGATCGAGGCGACGCTACGCGCCACCGCGCTGCCCGCCACGTATGTCGGCAAGACCAACGAGTGGGAATCCGCGCTGCTCACCGCCGGTATCGGCGACGGTTTCTACAAAATTCATCCGGAGGCGGATGAACGCAGCGTCGTCGACTACCTCGCCTTCTCACCCGAGAATCCCTCCTCGATCCGCAACTGCATCGAGGCCGCGCGGCTGAATTCACGCTCGGTGCGCACCGCGCTGACCAGCGAGATGTGGGACACCATCAACGGTGCCTGGATCGAATTGCAGCAGGTCTGGCAAGGCGGCGTCCGTTCCCGCGAGGACCTGACCAAGTTCCTGCGCTTCGTGCAGGAGACCTCGCTGCGGTTCGACGGCTCCGCCTACCGCACCATGCTGCGCAACGACGCCTACTGGTTCTCGCGGCTCGGGCTGCACCTGGAACGCGCCGACAACACGGCGCGCATCCTGGATGTGAAGTATCACATGCTGCTGCCGGAGAAGGAACATGTCGGCGGCCCGCTGGATTATTATCAGTGGACCTCGATCCTGCGTTCGGTCTCGGCGCTGACCGCCTATCACTGGGTCTACCGGGAAACGCTGAAACCCTGGCTGATCGCGGATCTCCTGATCCTGAACGAGACGCTGCCGCGCTCGCTGTCGAGCTGTTACGGCAATCTGGTGCGCAACCTCGACCAGATCGGCGTCGCCTACAGCCGCCAGGGACCGGCGCAGCGCCATGCGCGCGGCATCCGCAACCGGCTCGAGCATAGTCACATTGATGACATCTTCCAGCATGGGCTGCATGAATTCATTCAAGAGGCCATTTCGGACAACAACCGGCTTGGCGAAATCATCGCCAAGCAGTACCTGATATAG
- a CDS encoding circularly permuted type 2 ATP-grasp protein gives MAVAFDEMNGPDGSLRPAYEALSHWLKEMPPDALEYRRQEAELLFRRIGITFAVYGEADAQERLIPFDVVPRILSGKEWTHLEKGLKQRVKALNMFLRDIYHSRDILRAKIIPDDLIFQNPVFRPEMNGQDVPHDVYVHIAGIDIVRVGPDDFYVLEDNARTPSGVSYMLENREIMMRLFPDLFARHRVAPVENYPDALLSALRSVAPHTAAAEPTVALLTPGVYNSAYYEHSFLADKLGVELVEGRDLIVKSDEVFMRTTEGLKRVDVIYRRLDDDFIDPLTFRPDSVLGVPGLMSAYMAGTVTLANAVGTGIADDKAVYSYMPDVVKFYLGEEPILKNVPTWRCREKDDLGHVLDHLDELVVKEVHGSGGYGMLIGPASTKAQIEAFRAKLIQDPEGFIAQPTLALSTCPTATQSGLAPRHVDLRPFVLTGRDHVTVVPGGLTRVALKEGSLVVNSSQGGGTKDTWILDE, from the coding sequence CCGCTTATGAGGCGCTCTCCCACTGGCTCAAGGAGATGCCGCCGGATGCCCTTGAATATCGCCGCCAGGAAGCGGAATTGCTGTTCCGGCGGATCGGCATCACCTTCGCGGTTTATGGCGAGGCCGACGCCCAGGAGCGGCTGATCCCGTTCGACGTGGTGCCGCGCATCCTGTCCGGCAAGGAATGGACCCATCTGGAAAAGGGACTGAAGCAGCGGGTCAAGGCGCTGAACATGTTCCTGCGCGACATCTATCATTCGCGCGACATCCTGCGGGCCAAGATCATCCCGGACGACCTGATCTTCCAGAACCCGGTGTTCCGGCCGGAAATGAACGGCCAGGACGTGCCGCACGACGTCTATGTGCACATCGCCGGGATCGACATCGTGCGTGTCGGCCCCGACGACTTCTATGTGCTGGAGGATAACGCACGCACCCCGTCCGGGGTCTCCTACATGCTGGAAAACCGCGAAATCATGATGCGGCTGTTTCCGGACCTGTTCGCCCGCCACCGCGTGGCGCCGGTGGAGAATTATCCGGATGCGCTGCTGTCGGCGCTGCGCTCGGTCGCCCCGCACACCGCCGCCGCCGAGCCGACCGTCGCGCTGCTGACCCCCGGAGTCTACAACTCCGCCTATTACGAACACTCGTTCCTGGCCGACAAGCTGGGTGTCGAGCTGGTCGAAGGCCGCGACCTCATCGTCAAGAGCGATGAGGTGTTCATGCGGACCACCGAGGGGCTGAAACGCGTCGACGTAATTTATCGCCGGCTCGACGACGATTTCATCGATCCCCTCACCTTCCGCCCGGATTCGGTGCTGGGCGTGCCCGGCCTGATGTCGGCCTACATGGCCGGCACCGTGACGCTGGCCAACGCGGTCGGCACCGGCATCGCCGACGACAAGGCGGTCTATAGCTACATGCCCGACGTCGTGAAGTTCTATCTCGGCGAGGAGCCGATCCTGAAGAACGTGCCGACCTGGCGCTGCCGGGAGAAGGACGATCTCGGCCATGTGCTGGACCATCTCGACGAACTGGTGGTGAAGGAGGTGCACGGCTCCGGCGGCTACGGCATGCTGATCGGACCCGCGTCGACCAAGGCCCAGATCGAGGCGTTCCGCGCCAAGCTGATCCAGGACCCGGAAGGCTTCATCGCCCAACCGACGCTGGCGCTCTCCACCTGCCCGACGGCGACGCAATCGGGGCTCGCACCGCGCCATGTGGATCTGCGGCCATTCGTGCTGACGGGGCGCGATCATGTCACCGTGGTGCCCGGCGGGTTGACCCGCGTGGCGTTGAAAGAAGGCTCGCTGGTAGTCAATTCGAGCCAGGGCGGCGGCACCAAGGACACTTGGATATTAGATGAATAG